The Mycolicibacterium fluoranthenivorans genome segment AGTCAAACTGCGCGACGTCCAGGTCGGCAAGGTCGTCTCAATCGACGATCGCGTGGACGGCAGCGCAGTGCTGCACCTCCAGATCGATCCCGACTCGGTGGCGGTGATACCAGCCAATGTTCGCGTCGACATCGCATCGTCTACGGTGTTCGGTGCAAAATACGTGCAACTCGTTGCGCCGGCAGACGCCTCTGCCGACTCCGTGCACCCCGGTCAGGTGATCGCGGGTGAGCACGTCACCGTCGAGATCAACACCGTCTTCGAGCAACTCACCGATGTTCTGTCGGCCGTTCAGCCCGAGCAACTCAACCAGACCCTGACTGCCCTCTCGAGCGCCCTCAACGGTCGAGGCGCCAAAGTGGCCCAGGCGATCTCGGACACCGATACCGCATTGCAGCAGCTCGAGCCCAGCCTGGGAAACCTCGGTCACGACATCGCGACAGCGAACCCTGTACTCACAACGCTGGCCGATGTCGCCCCGGATCTGCTCACCACGCTGCACAACGCGACCACCATCGGCGCGACCATCGTCGAGCGCAAGACCGATCTGGATGCGCTGTTGGTCAGCGTGATCGGATTGGCTGACACCGGCCAGGAGGTGATCGGATCCAACCGCTCCACGCTGACCGACCTGCTCCATCTGCTGGTACCCGTCACCGAGCTCACCGACCGCTACGAGCACGCGCTCAACTGCGCGCTGGCCGGGGCCGTCGAACTGGCCAAGACGCCGCCACTGCGCGTCCCCGGCGCGGAAGTGATGGCCAGCCTGTTGTGGGGTGCCGATCCCTACCGTTATCCGGGCGACCTGCCCAAGGTCGCTGCCACCGGGGGCCCGCAGTGTGTAGGACTGCCCCGGTTGCCGTTCGAGACGAGGCCACCGTATGTCGTCGCCGATGTCGGCACCAACCAGTACAAGTACGGAAACCAGGGCATCGAACTGAACACCGCAGGCCTCAAGGAGTGGCTGCTCGGGCATCCGGTCGAAGGACCGCCCCGTAATTCGGCACAGATCGGCATGCCCGGATGAGCCGCCGGCTCTCGGCGGCAGTGAATTTCGGTATCTTCGCCGTGGTCATGATGTTGTTGACGGTAGTTCTGGTGGCCGTCTTCGCCGACTACCGCGGCGGGGCGGCGTCGCGGTACACCGCTCTGTTCTCCGACGTGTCCGACCTCAAAGCGGGCGATTCGGTGCGAGTGGCCGGTGTCCGAGTTGGCACGGTGGGTGCAGTGGATCTGCAGAGGGACAAGACCGTCCTGGTCGGCTTCGACACCGACGCCGCCATCCGATTGACCGCCGGCACCCACGCGGCGGTCCGCTACCTCAATCTCGTCGGCGACCGCTACCTCGAACTCACCGACGAGCCGGGGTCGACGCGGCTCCTCAAGCCCGGCGAGCAGATTCCGATCGGACGGACCAAGCCGGCACTCAATCTCGACGTTCTGCTCAACGGGCTCAAACCTGTTGTCCGAGGGCTTGATCCAAAAGATGTCAACGCCCTGACCACTGCCCTCATCGAAGCGGTGCAAGGCCAGGGCGACACGCTGTCGTCGCTGCTGGCACGCACGTCCTCATTCGCGGGCAAGCTGGCCGACAACAGCCAGGTGGTCGAATCGCTGATCGACAATCTCAACAAGGTGACGGCCGACGTGAGCCGCGACGGACAGCAGTTCGGCGACACGATCGACAGGCTCCAGCACCTGGTCTCGGGATTGGCTGCCGACCGTGACCGCATCGGCGCTGCGATCGACTCGCTGAGCGCCGGGACAGCCTCGGTGGCAAGCCTGCTGGGACAGGTCAGGCCGCCGCTGACTGGCACCATCGATCAGCTGAACCGGCTGGCCCCTGCGCTGGATGCTGAGAAGGAGCTCATCGACGGTGCGTTGCAGCGCGCGCCGGAGAATTACCGCAAGCTGTCCCGAATCGGTTCGTACGGCAGCTTTTTCAACTATTACCTATGTGGGGTGACCTGGCGGGTCAGTGATATGCAGGGCCGCACCGCGGTCTTTCCATGGATCAAGCAAGACACCGGAAGGTGCGCTGAGACAGGATGATCAAATATCGCGGGCCCCAGCTCATCCGCACCGGATTCATCGGTGTGGTGCTGATTCTGCTGATCATCGCCGTGGGGCTGCAGCCGGAGCGGCTGACCGACTGGGCGACGGCGGTCAGATACCAGGCGGTGTTCACCGAAGCCGGGGGGTTGCAGGTCGGCAATCCGGTCAAGCTCTCGGGGGTCAAGGTCGGCTCGGTCACGGACGTCACTCTCGATCACGGCGATGCGCTGGTGACGTTCTCAGTAGACGGCGTCACTGAACTCGGTTCGCAGACCAGTGCGCACATCGGGACCGGCACCCTGCTCGGCGAGCGGATGCTCAACCTGCAATCCGCGGGTGAGGGCACGTTGAGGCCCAACGGCCGGATCCCGGTTGAGCGGACCTCGTCGCCGTACTCGCTGACCGATGCGGTCGGTGACCTGACCACCACCGTCGCCCACACGGATACGGCTTCACTCAACCAGTCGCTGGATGTGCTGGCCACCACGGTGGACGAGATCGCCCCGCAGTTGGGGCCCACGTTCGACGAACTGACCCGGTTGTCGAGGATCCTCAACGGCCGGGACCAAAAGATAGGCGAACTCCTTGAGCACGCCGCGATGGTCAGCGGCATCGTCGCCGAGCGAAGCGATGCGGTGAACACCATGCTGCTGGATGCCAACGATCTGACGGCCGTGCTGGCCGACCGCCGACGGGCCATCGTCAACCTGCTGGCGGACACGTCCGCCCTGGCCCAGCGTGTTTCCGGGCTGATCCACGACAATCAGGACAAACTCAAGCCCACGTTGGACAAACTCAATGCCGTCACCGCGGTACTGGAACGCAATCGCGACAACCTGGAGAAGGCCCTTCCCGGGCTGGCGAAATTCCAGGGCGGGCTCAGCGAACTCGTCGCCAACGGTCCCTATTACATCGGCTATATTCCCAACCTCACTCAGGGCTCGCTGCTGCAGCCCTTCCTGGACTATGCGTTCGGCTTCCGGCGCGGTACCGACAGCGGTCAGCCGCCGGACAACGCGGGCCCCCGAGCAGAAATTCCATTCCCGCGCAACGGGATTCCGCAACCCGGCGAGCAGTGGGGACGATGATGCGCCGAGCACTTAGATTGATCACCGTAATCGTGCTGGCCGGGTGCCTGACCGGCGGCGCGGCACTGCTCACTTACCGGCACTTCTTCGCCCCGATCACCATCACCGCAGATTTCCAGACTGCGACGGCCATCTACCCCGGCGACCAGGTTCAGGTGTCGGGGGTGCGAGTGGGAACCATCGAGTCGGTCCAGCCTCGGGGGACCTTCACCAGGATGACGCTGACGGTGGACCGCCGGGTCCCGATCCCCGCCGATGCCCAGGCGGTCATCGTCGCGCAGAACCTGATCTCGGCGCGTTACGTGCAGCTGACGCCTGCCTACCGGTCCAGCGGGCCGATGATGGCCGACGGCGCCGCGATTCCGTTGAGCCGGACGGCGATCCCGGTGGAGTGGGACGAGGTGAAGGACCAATTGAACCGGCTGGCTGTCGAACTCGGACCGAAATCGGGGGTGTCGGACACTGCGTCGGCCAGGTTCATCACCAGCACCGCGGACGCCATGGCCGGTAACGGCGACAAGCTGCGCCAGACGCTGTCCCAGCTCTCCGGCGTGGGCCGGATCCTGGCCGCCGGCGGCGGCAGCATCACCGACATCATCGCCAACCTGCAGACCTTCGTCACTACACTGCAAGCGAGCAAGACGCAGATAGTGCAGTTCCAGGACCGGCTCGCCACCTTGACCAGCGTCGTCGACGGGAGCAGAGCCGATCTGGATGCGGTGCTGACCAACGTCGCCGGTACCGTCGGCGACGTCCAGCGCTTCATCGCCGACGTGCGTGACCCCACCGCCGAACAGATCCGCAGCCTTGCCGCAGTGACCCAGTCGGTGGTGAACCGCCAGAAGGATCTAGAGCAGATCCTGCATGTCGCCCCGACCGCGGTTGCCAACACGCTCAACATGTTCGACCCCCGCGATGGCGGCGCCACCGGCACCATCGCGCTGTCCAACCTCAGCAATCCCATGCAGTTCCTCTGCGGGGCCATCGGAGCCATCGAGAATGCCACCGCACCCGAAACGGCCAAGCTGTGCAGTCAGTACCTCGGTCCGGCGTTGCGGCAGTTGAACTTCAACTATCTTCCGTTTCCGTTCAACCCGGTCCTGCCATCTGTGCCGCCCTCCAAGGACATCATCTACACCGAACCAAATCTTGCGCCGGGCGGTCCTGGTCCCAAGCCGGCGCCACCGGAGACCCCGCCGGCGGTGTCGGCCTACACCGGGGCCGGCGATGTGCCTCCGCCACCGGGATATGCCGCGCCCGCACTGCCCGGCACCTCGATTCCCGGGCAACCGCCGGCGAGCCTGCCCGAGCTCTTGCTTCCAGACCAGGGCGCTGTCGCGCCACCGCCCGCGGACAGCCCCCCGCCGCTGCCGGCGGAAGGTCCGTCCCGATGAACGTCAGATCCATGCTGCGTCGTACGGGCGCGCTGTGCTCTGCTCTGATGGCCACTGCGGGGTGTGCGTTCCAGGGGCTGAACTCGCTGCCGCTGCCAGGCGCTGTCGGACGTAGTTCGGATGCGCTCGTATACCATCTCGCCGTCGCCAATGTCGGAACACTGGAACCGAATTCACCTGTGCTGGTCGATGACGTGGTGGTCGGCAGTGTCCGCGCCATCAGCGTGGTCGACTGGCATGCCGACATCGAAGTGTCGTTACGTCCTGATGTCGTGGTACCCGCCAACGTCGTGGCCCGGGTGGGCCAGACCAGCCTCCTCGGTTCGATGCACGTGGCCCTGGACCCACCCGTCGGACAGCAGGCACAGGGCCGACTGGATCCTGGCACTCATCTCCCACTGACCAGGTCAGCGAGCTACCCGTCCACCGAACGCACCCTGTCGACTTTGTCGACGGTGGTCAATGCTGGTGGACTCGGCCAGATCGGCAGCATCGTCCACGATTTCACGCTCGCGCTCGGCGGGCATGCGGCTCAGACCCGGGACGTGCTGTCTCGCCTGAACGATCTGGTGACGGTGTTCGACGAGCAGCGCGACGAGATGGTCGGAGCCATCCAAGCGATGGACCGACTGGCCACCACGCTTGCTGATCAACAACCCGTGATCTCACGCGCTCTCGACGTACTTCCGGGTGCTCTCGATGTGCTCAACGGACAGCGGCAGCAACTCGTGACGGCCTTGGACCACATGCGCCGCTTCAGCGATACCACCACCGGTTTAGTGCAGGACAGCGGGGACGATCTGGTGGCGGATCTGCAGCATCTGGAGCCGACGATCCGAGCACTGGCCGACGTCGGGCCCGAAATCGATACCGCGCTGGCATTCCTGCCCGTGATGCCATTCGGGCAGAACCTGATCGACCGGGGGATCAAAGGTGACTACATGAATCTGTTCGCCGTCTTCGATCTCACGGTGCCCCGCCTCAAGCGCACGTTGTTCGCCGGAACCCGCTGGGGCGACGAGAACGTGCATATCGTTCCGGCGCCCGGTGACCCCGGCTTCGACGCTTACTACAGCTCCAATCCGCTGATGGCCCCCCTGGATCCGCCGCCGCCCGACCCGGTGCCTGCGCCGAAAGCGGGGGGATGATGCTCACCCGCTTCGTCCGAATCCAACTCATCATCTTCGCGGTCGCCACGGTCGTGGGGCTGGTGACCATGTTCGCGGTGTACCTGCAAGGCCCCGTTCTCTTGGGAATCGGGAGACTCACCGTCACCGTGCAGCTGCCGAGCGGCGGCGGCCTTTACCGGCTGGCCAATGTCACCTACCGGGGCGCACAGATGGGCAAGGTGACCGACGTCAGGCTCACCCGGGACAGGGCCGAGGCGATCCTCTCGCTGGACCGCACCCCCCGTATCCCGGCCGATCTGGTGGCCCACGTGCGCAGTATCAGCGCGGTCGGCGAACAGTACGTCGACTTGCAGCCGCGCACCGACCAGCCGCCGTATCTCGAAGACGGCGCAGTGATCCCGCAGGAGAACGTGACGGTGCCTCAGCCGGTGGGCCCGATGCTCGACCATGTCAGCGCATTGCTGGGTAGCGTGCCGCGGGACAAGCTCGCCACGGTGTTCGACGAGTCATCCAAGGCGTTGGACAACGCGGGTTACGACCTGGGCTCGTTGCTCGATTCCTGGGGGACCGTTTCCGGCGACCTGCGTGCCGTGGCGCCCCGCCTTACGGGACTGATCGACGACGCAACCCCGCTGCTCGACGCGCAATTGGAGTCCGACCAGGCGATCCGGACATGGGCGCACAGCCTGGCAGGCGTCACCGACAGTCTGGCAACCAACGACGCTCACATCCGGACGATCCTCACCCAAGGACCTGGCGCCCTCGGATCCGTCACCGATCTGCTGGAACGGGTCAAGCCGACCTTGCCCATCCTGTTGGCCAACCTGACGAGCGTGAGCAAGGTCGCCGTGACGTATCTGCCGGCGCTGGAGCAGCTGATGGTGTTGATCCCGCCGTATTTTGCCGACCTGGAAGCGATCTCGCCCGGCCACAACGCCTCCGGGCTGCCGTTGGCCAACTTCCGGATCCAGATCAGTGACCCACCCGCTTGTACCGTCGGGTTCCTGCCGCCGTCGCAGTGGCGGTCACCGGCCGACACCGAGACCGTGGACACCCCCGACGGTCTCTACTGCAAGCTTCCGCAGGACTCTCCGATCCTGGTGCGCGGGGCACGCAACCTGCCGTGTATGGGCAAGCCGGGAAAGCGGGCTCCGACGGTGGAGATCTGTGACAGCGACAAACCCTACGTACCGCTGGCGATGCGCCAGCATGCGTTGGGCCCCAACCCGATTGACCCGAATCTGCTCGCTCAGGGGGTGCCCCCCGACGACCGGGTGACCTCCGACGAGAACATCCACGCCCCGGTCGAGGGCACGGCGCCGCCGGCGCCTGCCGGCGGCGCGGCACCGGCGTCGCATCAGCGTTCCCCCGGTACCGGGCCTGCGGTGTCGGTGGCGACCTACGACCCTCGCACCGGACGCTACGCGGCTCCGGACGGATCCACACACATCCAGAGTGATCTCACCGACCCCGGCGCCGCGCCCGTCTGGCAGGACTTGGTGCTGAATCCGGGGATGCGCGGATCATGAGGGTGCTCTGGCTCGTTGCTGCCGTATCCCTGGCCTTGGCGCCCGCCGAACTACCGGCCGCCCAAGCCACCATCGACGACATCGCGATCAACGGCACTCTGCGGGCGGTGTCAGATGGGCAGTGGGCCAAGACAAATGAGGTCTTCCACGATGAATCGACGGTGTCGAGCCTGTGGACGGTGACATCGGCGTGCACGGGGGTCTTCGACTGCACCGGGACCGTGCACAGTGATCAGGGTTGGACCGCGCCGATCCGCTATCAGAGCCGGATGTGGTTCGTCAGCCGGACGTTGCCCGATTGGGAACACTGTGCCGACGGAACGTCGGTGCCGGGCAAGCAGATCGTGAAGTTCTACCGCGACCCCGACGATCCGACGATCTTCAAAGGCTGGGACACCGTGGTCGGCCCGAGTGGCGCATGCGGTATCAACACACCGCTGGTGATCGAAATGCCCTTCAAGCTGACCCCGCCGTAGCGGACATCACACCTAGGCGTCCATCATCGCGGCGATGGTGTCGACGACACAGGCCGGCCGCTGCGACCCCTCGACCTCGACGGTCACCCGCACCGTGGCACGGCCGCCCTTGTCGTCGCGATCGATCTTGATCAGTTCCGCGCCGGCGCGGATCCGGGATCCCACCGGCACTGGTGCCGGGAAACGGAGCTTGTCGACTCCGTAGTTCACCTGCATGGACAGGCCGGTCACCTGGTAGATCTGCTGAACCAGCACGGGCACCAGCGAGAGTGTGAGATATCCGTGTGCGATGGTGCCGCCGTAGGGCCCGGCGGCGGCCTTCTCCGGGTCCACGTGGATCCACTGGTGGTCGCCGGTGGCGTCGGCGAACAGGTCGACTTCCTTCTGGGTGACCTCTCGCCAGTCGCTGTGACCGAGATGCTCGCCGACATGGGCCGCGAACCCCGCGATACCGTCGTACACCGTGGGTGCCGGAGGGGCCTGCGTCATACCGACACCTTGAGGCGCAGCTGCTTGATCGCGTTGCCTCCCATGATCTTCGCCTTACCCTCCTCGGAGATGCCGTCAAGCCGATCGACGAAGCTGAGCGGATCGCCGATGCCTTCGGGGTGGGGGAAGTCCGAGCCGAACATCACGTGGTCCTCGCCCATGATGTCGACGATCGACTTCACATCGTCTTCGAGGAACGGGTGGATGTAGATGTTGCGCTTGAACACCTCGACCGGGTGCTCTTCGAACTCCTTGGGCATCACCCGGTAAGCCTTGTCCAGCTGACGAAGCAGGTTCTTCACCCAACCGCTGCCGTTCTCCACGACCAACACCCGCAGGTCGGGGAACCGCGAGAGCACGCCGTGGCAGATCAGCGCGGCCAGGGTGTCCTCCATGGCGCGGAATCCCATCACCACCTCACGTAGTGCGCTGGTCTTGAACGACAGGTACTCGTCGCCGCCCTCCCATTCCATGAGGTGCTTCTGGTACCCGCTGTCGGAAGCGTGGAACGTCACCGGGATGTCCGCCTTGACGACTTCGGCCCAGAACGGGTCGAACTCCGGCAGTCCCATGGAGCGCGATCCCCCGAACCGGCTGGGCACCGGTGCCGGTCGCACCAGAAAAGTCTTCATCCCCCGCTCGAGCGCCCAGTGGAACTCCTTGATGGCCTCGTCGACCAGAGGCAGACAGATGACCGGGGTGGCGAAGATCCGGTCCTGGTAGTTGAACGTCCAGTGCTCGTGCATCCACTCGTTGAGGGCGTGGATGATCGCGTGCGTGAGCACGACGTCGTCGGTGGTGCGCTCCTCGATGAGGCTGGCCAGCGTCGGATACATCACGCACTGGTCGATGCCCAACTCGTCCATCAGCTCCAGCCGCGGGGCGGGTGACTGATAGGCCGGGATGACATCCATTGCCTCGCCGATGAACTCGCGGAAGTTGAGTCCTTCGGGGTTGTTGCCGAGGAAGTAGTCCTCCGCGCTACCCGGTCGCGCTACCCGTTCGAAGGTCGGGTTCGGGATCATGTGGCTGATGTGGTCTTTGACGACGAGCTTCGGCCGGCCGTTGACCTCGACGTAGCCGACCTTGCCTCGATGCTCCTTCGGCAGGTATTTGAGCAGGGCATCCTTCGTCTCGTACATGTGATTGTCGATGTCGAAGATCGGGTACGGAAGTGAACGGGGCGCCATGTGCCGTGCCTCCTGAGGGTGGTGAATATGACCATTTACGGTAGGTGAAAACGACGTTATCACTATCGCTGGGTAACATCCAGAATTGCTGGGCCTGACCGGGCTTCGTCCCAGGATGCGAGGACTTCGTGGGTGGTCGTCACGGTGGAGAGCAGGGCCAGCGTATTGTCGATCATCGCGTCCGCGTACTCGCGCGGGAATCCGCTGACGGCGTCCCTGGGTAGCACGAATCGATAGCCGCGGTTGACGGCATCCATGACGAAATTCGTGATCGCGATGTTGACGGAAACCCCGACGCCGACGATCGTCCGGATACCCAGGTTCCGCAGTACCGAGTCCAGATCGGTACCCGTCATAGGTCCGACCCCGTGGGTGCGGGTAAGCACCAGATCGCTTTCCTCCGGACCGAATTCGGGAAGGACGGAGGCGGCGGGCGTACCCGGGGTGAGGTCTGCCGAGAACGATTTGGCCGCCGCGAAGAGCCTGGCGTTGGTGTTGGATCCGCGGCCGTCGGTTCGGCGCTGGATGAGGCAGTGCACCACGGTCACGCCCGCACGGCGCGCGCCGGTGAGCAGCTCGGCGATATTCGGGATCGCCTCGCGCCGGGCCTCCGCGGCCAGCAGCGGAAGACCGGCCTCCGGGCCGATGACACCGCCTTGGCATTCCTGCGTGACGATGGCGGTGGTCGCGGGTTCGATCAGATCGCGGAGACGTGGCTGCGGCATGAGAACAGACGTTATCGTTTGGCGGGTAGGAAATTCCAGAGGAGGCGGCTATGCAACATGCGGAGATCGAGATACGTGAGTCGGTACGGCAGACCCTTTCCGACTACACGGCGGCAACTGACTCCTTCGACCTCGCGGCACTGGCGTCGTGTTTCGCCCCCGACGGCGTGCTGGAGTTCACCGGCGGCGACGGACCGCTGACCGGTCCGGCCGCCATCGAAGCCGGCCTCGGCGCCGCCCTGAGCGGCTCGCCGGAGCCGGACCGGCCTCGACCGACCTACGTCCGCCACCATGTCTCCAGCGTGCGGTTCATCTCCGTGAAGCCCGGACGGGCGCAGGTCAGCAGCTATTTCGCGGTGTACACCGACATCGGCTCCGACCACTGGGGCCGATACCGCGACGTTCTGGTTCCGCACGAGGGCCGATGGCTGTTCGCGCACCGGCGTATCACCGTGGACTCGTTCTCCGCCTCCAGTCTGATGGCGTGATGATCACGTCGTGATGAACTCCTTGGCGAACGCCGCCGCGAGTTCGACGTACTCGGCCCGGTCGTGGCCGGCGGGCGCGATGGTCAACCAGGTCACCCCGGCAGCGGCCAGCCGGTCGACGATCGCGTGCCGTTCGTCGGTCGACCGATCGTCGTCGAGCAGGTTGCCCGCCGAGAAGCAGATGTCCAGCGGTTCCGTCCGGCCGACCTCGGCGGCATAGGCGCGGGCCCAGGTGATCGCCGACTCCAATTCGTCCAGCGTGGAGATCTCGGCGGTTCGGGACGCCGCGGCATAACCGAACGTGTTGAACGGTGCCCAGCCCTGCGCATGGGTCACCGCCCGGCGTACGGCGGGCTTGCTGTTCCCGCCGATCCAGATCGGCGGTGCGGTCGCCGGTAGCGGACGCAGCCGCACGCCCCTGGCCGAGAACGAGCTGCCCACATAGGCGAGGTCGGCGCCGGAGAGGACTTTCTGCAGCACGTCGAGAGCTTCGTCGAAAAGCGCGCCGCGCGTGTCGAAGTCGACTCCCAGGGCGCGAAACTCCGGTTTCAGGTAGCCCGCCGCGGCTCCGACGATGAGTCGGTTTCCCGACAGCACCGCCAGGCTCTGAATGGACTTCGCCCCGAGGAAAGGATTGCGGTAGGCCGCAATGTACACGTTGGTCAGCACTTTGACCGTGCTGGTTGCCGCCGCGGCGAACGACAGCGCCACGAACGGGTCGAGCGCGTGGTGCCCACCGTGGTCCAGCCACTTGGCGTCCGGTGCCGGATGGTCGGTGACGTGCACGGCGGCGAATCCGGCCTCCTCTGCCGCGCGTGCGACATCGGAGATGGCGGATGCGGAGACGAACTCCGCGCCGGCGTCCACCCGCTGGGTCGGCAGTTCGAGCGAATACGAGATGGGCACGAGGGGTCCTTTCAGATGGTGACGAGGTCGGCGAGGCGCCGAGCGTGGTAGCCCGGACTGCCCAAGATCAGCTCGGTGGACTTGGCCCGGCGCACGTACAGGTGCGCGTCGTGCTCCCAGGTGAATCCGATGCCGCCATGGATGCGCATGCTGTCGAGTGCGGTCTGCAGGGCCACCTCCGAGCAGGTCATCTTGGCGACCGACGCGGCGAGGGCCAACTCGTCGGTGTCGGCGACCTGTGCGGCGTGCACCACCGCCGAGCGGGCGCCCTCGACGAGCACCAGCATGTCCGCGCAACGGTGTTTGACGGCCTGGAAGCTACCGATGGCGCGACCGAACTGGATTCGGTCCTTCGCGTAACGGACGGCCATGTCCAGGGATCGTTGGGCTACCCCCAGCTGTTCCGCCGCCAGGGCGACGGTGGCCAGATCGCTGACCCGGGCGAGCACGGGAGCGGCCGCCCCGTCGTCCCCGATAAGTCGGGCAGGCACGTCGTCGAGGCGGAGGCGGGCGGCCTTGCGGGTGCGGTCGAGCGTGACGAGCTGCTCGCGGCGCAGCCCGTCCGCGGTTCCGGCAACCGCGAACAGCGACACCCCGCGATCGGTGTTGGCCGCGACCAGGATGACGTCTGCCGCGTGACCGTCGAGCACCAGGGGAAGGTCGCCGCTGAGCCGGAATCCGTCCGGCGTCGATCGCGCGCTGGCACCGACAGAGTCCGGCGTCCAGGCCTCCAGCGTCCCGTTGAGGGCCACGGTGCCCATGCTGGTGCCGTCGACGAAGCGGGGGAGCAGGTCCGCCATGGCGGCGCGGTCACCGCTGGCCAGCACCGCCGAAGCGGCGAGCGCCACCGTGGCGAAGAACGGCGCGCACAACAGTGCTGCGCCCATCTCCTCGAATACGACGACGAGTTCGGGCATCCCCGCGCCCGCGCCGCCCCACTCCTCGGGCACCGCTATCCCGTGTAGCCCCAGCTCCCGGGCCATCTGTAGCCACACACCAGGGTCGTAGCCTGCGTCGGCCATCATGAGCGTACGCACCGCGGAGCTCGGCGACTTGGCGGTCAAAAAGTCCCGGATCGCGTGGCGCAGTTCTTCGAGTTCATCGCCCGACACGTGCCGCTCCCGCTCTGCGAGCTGCGCTCGGGTGTCGATAGGTGTGGTGTCTGCGCTCATGCGGTCCTGGCCTTCATCGTTGATTGGCAAGGGATTTGATTCCCTGGCCGCCTCGGCGGGTCGGTCCGCGACACCGGTGCCCGCCGAGGGTGGATGCGTCGGCCCACACGGGTGTCAGGCCACATCTCTTGCACCGTTGCTATAGGCATTATCGGAAGACGATAGTATCTTTTCTGAAAAGAGAGAATATTCATTCTCACCGGAAGGAGCTGCGTCGTGACGGCGAGACTCGATTATGGGATCTTCGACTGCGATACCCACTGCTACGAGACGCGGGACGCGTTCACCCGTTATCTGCCCAAGGCGTTTCACGACCGGGCCATCACCCCGGTTCGGTCGGCCGACGGGAAGGAGGTCATTCTCGCCGGACACCGGATCGCGACGTTCAACAGCGAAGCCGGACTCGGGTTCGACCTGGCGTACCGGCCCGGTTCGCTCAAGGAAATGCTCAAGCAGATGGGCTCGGGTAATCCCGACGAGACCTACGAGCCCCAGCCGATGCAGGCCGAGTGGCTCGAGCGGGAACCGCGGCTGAGGGTGATGGCCGAGCAGAATGTCGAGCGCGCGGTCATCTTCCCCGCGGGGATGGCGCTGGCCGCCGAGCACTACGTTGACGACACCGCGGCGTTGTATGCCAATGTTCGTTCCTTCAACCGCTGGTTCGACGAGACCTGGGGGTTCAACTACCAGGACAAGATCTATGCGACGGCGCTGTTGTCGCTGCGCGATCTGGAATCCGCCATCGCCGAGACCGAGGCCATCATCGAGCAGGGCGCCAAGATGGTGCTGCTCCCGACGGGCCCCGCGCACGGCCGCTCCCCGGGCGATCCGTATTTCGACCCCATTTACGCGCGTCTGCAGGAGGCCGGCTGCACGCTGGTGTTCCATATCCAGCCGTTCTGGTACTTCAACGCC includes the following:
- a CDS encoding MCE family protein — protein: MLTLTVVAVIVALALTQFSGGFNSGVQLTVISDRAGLVMNPDAKVKLRDVQVGKVVSIDDRVDGSAVLHLQIDPDSVAVIPANVRVDIASSTVFGAKYVQLVAPADASADSVHPGQVIAGEHVTVEINTVFEQLTDVLSAVQPEQLNQTLTALSSALNGRGAKVAQAISDTDTALQQLEPSLGNLGHDIATANPVLTTLADVAPDLLTTLHNATTIGATIVERKTDLDALLVSVIGLADTGQEVIGSNRSTLTDLLHLLVPVTELTDRYEHALNCALAGAVELAKTPPLRVPGAEVMASLLWGADPYRYPGDLPKVAATGGPQCVGLPRLPFETRPPYVVADVGTNQYKYGNQGIELNTAGLKEWLLGHPVEGPPRNSAQIGMPG
- a CDS encoding MCE family protein yields the protein MSRRLSAAVNFGIFAVVMMLLTVVLVAVFADYRGGAASRYTALFSDVSDLKAGDSVRVAGVRVGTVGAVDLQRDKTVLVGFDTDAAIRLTAGTHAAVRYLNLVGDRYLELTDEPGSTRLLKPGEQIPIGRTKPALNLDVLLNGLKPVVRGLDPKDVNALTTALIEAVQGQGDTLSSLLARTSSFAGKLADNSQVVESLIDNLNKVTADVSRDGQQFGDTIDRLQHLVSGLAADRDRIGAAIDSLSAGTASVASLLGQVRPPLTGTIDQLNRLAPALDAEKELIDGALQRAPENYRKLSRIGSYGSFFNYYLCGVTWRVSDMQGRTAVFPWIKQDTGRCAETG
- a CDS encoding MCE family protein, with amino-acid sequence MIKYRGPQLIRTGFIGVVLILLIIAVGLQPERLTDWATAVRYQAVFTEAGGLQVGNPVKLSGVKVGSVTDVTLDHGDALVTFSVDGVTELGSQTSAHIGTGTLLGERMLNLQSAGEGTLRPNGRIPVERTSSPYSLTDAVGDLTTTVAHTDTASLNQSLDVLATTVDEIAPQLGPTFDELTRLSRILNGRDQKIGELLEHAAMVSGIVAERSDAVNTMLLDANDLTAVLADRRRAIVNLLADTSALAQRVSGLIHDNQDKLKPTLDKLNAVTAVLERNRDNLEKALPGLAKFQGGLSELVANGPYYIGYIPNLTQGSLLQPFLDYAFGFRRGTDSGQPPDNAGPRAEIPFPRNGIPQPGEQWGR
- a CDS encoding MCE family protein, translated to MMRRALRLITVIVLAGCLTGGAALLTYRHFFAPITITADFQTATAIYPGDQVQVSGVRVGTIESVQPRGTFTRMTLTVDRRVPIPADAQAVIVAQNLISARYVQLTPAYRSSGPMMADGAAIPLSRTAIPVEWDEVKDQLNRLAVELGPKSGVSDTASARFITSTADAMAGNGDKLRQTLSQLSGVGRILAAGGGSITDIIANLQTFVTTLQASKTQIVQFQDRLATLTSVVDGSRADLDAVLTNVAGTVGDVQRFIADVRDPTAEQIRSLAAVTQSVVNRQKDLEQILHVAPTAVANTLNMFDPRDGGATGTIALSNLSNPMQFLCGAIGAIENATAPETAKLCSQYLGPALRQLNFNYLPFPFNPVLPSVPPSKDIIYTEPNLAPGGPGPKPAPPETPPAVSAYTGAGDVPPPPGYAAPALPGTSIPGQPPASLPELLLPDQGAVAPPPADSPPPLPAEGPSR
- a CDS encoding MCE family protein is translated as MNVRSMLRRTGALCSALMATAGCAFQGLNSLPLPGAVGRSSDALVYHLAVANVGTLEPNSPVLVDDVVVGSVRAISVVDWHADIEVSLRPDVVVPANVVARVGQTSLLGSMHVALDPPVGQQAQGRLDPGTHLPLTRSASYPSTERTLSTLSTVVNAGGLGQIGSIVHDFTLALGGHAAQTRDVLSRLNDLVTVFDEQRDEMVGAIQAMDRLATTLADQQPVISRALDVLPGALDVLNGQRQQLVTALDHMRRFSDTTTGLVQDSGDDLVADLQHLEPTIRALADVGPEIDTALAFLPVMPFGQNLIDRGIKGDYMNLFAVFDLTVPRLKRTLFAGTRWGDENVHIVPAPGDPGFDAYYSSNPLMAPLDPPPPDPVPAPKAGG